Genomic DNA from Setaria italica strain Yugu1 chromosome V, Setaria_italica_v2.0, whole genome shotgun sequence:
GTAATCTGATCAAATAGTTTATAATTCCACACATCCTATACTATGGACGCCTGAAAATGGTGAAGGTTTGCAGTCAATCTGTGTGAACAAGTGTGAACTTGGCGTGGTTAGGTTTCTGGGTTTCTGTCGAGGGAATTGGGCCCTACAGCCTTATAGGGGAGCTGCATGCAGTAGGGAAGGCCCGGTGGTGGAGGCAGGAGCAGGGGTGGAGCAATGAGGTGGCAGGGCCTCCACTGGCCGTGGGCTGGTATTGGATGGCCAGTGGGCCAGTGCCGGGTGGAGGAACGGGCAGTGGAGGGCAGCGGCCACTGTTCTGGTGGCAGGACCTCTGGAGTGCGGTGCAGTAGGCGTGGGACAGAggagtgggaggaagaagatgcacTTGTGCTGCCAGATTGCAAATCAAGGGCTCAGATCGATGACTGAAGGAGATGATGTTTTCAGGCTCCTGAAGGATAGCGACACCCTTATAATACTGCATAGAACAAAGCCAGTGCCAGACCTGACATTGCTGCCATCCTTTGACACTGCTGATTATGCCAATTTTCAATCATAAACTCATGCTTCAGATTTTAATGCAGCTgattatgaaaaaaaatcaatcataAGCTGGATGTACGGAGTTTTGCATGCTTCACAATAGAACTACTTGTGCTAGAATCTCTTCATAAAATTCTGATTTACTATTGTCTTCAACTTTTATGCTATTGTTGGCAGAAAATTCACATTTTCAGTTATGAATCCAAAAGCATGTTTTGTAAATAGTCAATGTAGAATTGCTAGAGGAGATGCTAAGAGTTTGGTGTTATATGCCCAAATCAATGTATCTGCTGAGACACTAGATTTCATTACTTGTTTTAATATGAAACTTGACTCTAAAACTTGTGAAAAAGCTGAATAATACTAAAACtctccttgtatttttttttaaattgtgTGACAAATATAGTTACTATGAGACTCTTAATTATTGATCtgttatttttcctttttgtcaTTCTCATGCTCTTATTTTGAGGGATGTCTTAATGTCATTCACTAATTCATGCCTGAACTAATTATTCATGCAGGGGCCTTCATTGCCATCGTCTTGGTTATGACAACAAAAGTTTACCTAAAGCAACCCGTGCACTCCATCGTGCCAACCATATGAATGCTCGCAGTTCCCCAATAAGTGCTCCACCTCGGTTGCTTGCGGCTGATATTCCAACAAGCAGCTGTGGTATACCTAGATTATCAGCCTCTGCAGCAAGGGAAAAGATCAATAGTCTTGAGTCTCATTCTAAGAGCAGTGAGTAATACAATCTTTAGGTTCATCTTGTAAAATGCCACTGTGTTTATTAATGTATTGACTCTTAGCAGAGATGGGATTGAAGAGGAAGTTTGATTCCGCCATGACGGATAGTGCTGATCAGGATGGGCTAGATCATACGAATGGAGTTGTAAGTATTTATACGACAGAGGCAGATGAAGACTAATAATCCCtccattctttttttaattGTTTTACCTTATCTAGAGTGTTTTTTTTGTCACTATATGTATCTGAGGAGAGACATAACAACATGTCCTTAGCATATTTAGTGTTTGTTATGATTACCAAGACTTCATTCCTTCGGTGGTCACCATGGGTAGCTGGGGTGACAAATAAGCTTACAGCTTTCGAAAAGGACTGTGCGGTTTGTCATTCCTGTGCACTAGTCTAAAGCGATaaacaaaaaaagaacagagggagtagctgATATGCGCAGCCTAAATTCGTTCTGTTTACTAGTGAGCAAGAGTTAACTGGGCATCTACAAACCCATGTCCACCACCCACACCACAAAAAAGGGGAAAGCCAAATCAATTTGTTTTCTTGCACTCAAGCTGTAGACATGTGTATGTCAGCATCTCCAAACAATATAGAAGCAAGTTATTTCAATGATAGATGACAATATCTAATATACATACTTGAGGGCTTCATATATGACTAATTTGTTGTTCTTGTTTGACAACATCAGGATGTTTCTCAACGGAAACGGTTTAATGAATACAGGACTTTGACCCTGGAGAATGACAAGCTACGTAAAGAGTAAGTATTAACACAACTTGGACATTTCTCATAGATACTTTCCTTCTACCAGTTGTAATGCTATTTTCTGAGGAACTAACTACTGAGAACAATTAAAAGCAAGCTTTTTCCTCTGTGCAAGTCAACTCTTGCTAATGCAGCTTATGATGAATATTAGTGCTTTTGCTGATAAGAGGGTTCAACTGCTCATTTATGTCCGAAGTGCTGTTGTGCTGGGCTTCTCTTGGTAATGTGAGCGTAGTTCGTGAACAAATGGAAATCCCACTTAAGTAGGAATAGATAAGGCTCcttcaaaataataattatcTTGGCCTAGTTTAGGGCTTTAAGGTATTGTTAGCTGGTTACCTGCTAAAAATAACTCTTTAATTATCGGCGTAACTGTGTATCATGCAATGCGTGCTAGCTTTGTCCTTGGTAGTGTCCATTTGTCCAATTTTACTTCTGTTTGCATTATTCAATTTCAAATACTTGTTATTTGTGTGAATGCTTGGTTTTCAGGAAAAAATGTTTTAGTAAAAACTAGTAGAACTGCAAATACTGGATGGAAGTTTTGGTGTTACAACttcctttatttcttttctttttcagatgcTTACAATACGAGGAATCAGAGAAACAACTTGTAATGAAGGTATATCTCTTCTGCAAGTAAACTAATGCATCTAACTTTCTGTTGCCTTCACAAAACGTAATGTTGGGGACATAACTGCTCCAATCAGTTGAAATTACATAGTGGCCATCACGGCCCCAAGTATGATAGTTTGGCCAATTGTGGATTTGTTTGCATCTCTTGCCAACTTAAGAATATGGATTTTTCGCCTTGCGTGATGTTGGACAGTTGAAGTGGTGCAAAGAAAGTATCactagtagttttttttttgctttgtgCCGAGAGTTTTACTCACCCTGCATTTGAGGTTGTGGAGTTCTCTTTTCACATAATCATATCAGCGTCTAAAGGAACCTTCTCCATACTGTTTTGTTAAAATGTGTATCTCTTACTGTTTGTAGCAACATAGCAAATTCTTGTGTATTCAGTAGCGCCAAAGAACATGCTAAACGAACTAAAATATTGCACTTTGTAAAGCATGGTCCACTTTAACTGTTATTTCTCCTCAATGTTCTCTCTAGAGCTTGACACGAAATTTTAATGAACTCGTATGTTTCTCCTTAAATGTTGTCCCTCTGGAGCTTTGGCTTTCGGAGGACTGATTTACAGAAAGAGTAAAATATCATTCTCATGATTTTAGGAACAAAAGCTCCGCTCTGAAATTGCTGAGGCAAAAAAGAAGTATCAGGAGTTGTTAAAAGAGCTTGGATCATTGGATGTGAAGGAAGAGAAATCGTGAACAATTTTCTCCACTTCTGTGCCTGCGATGATTgctcttctaacttctcacctGACTTGTGAAGATGATGACTCGCTTACTTTCCAGACCTGCAGTATGGGAAGAACTGGCCTCTGGACAACTGATATCTACCGATTACCGTTCACTCGGTACTTGGTAGGGATGTACAATTTTGTGTCACTAATCTTTGTAGGGTCTCTGTGATGATGGAAAGCGAGCATGTACTGTGTTGTACAATTATGGAACATTTATCGGAGTGTACAGCAGCTGTTTCATGATAGAGTTAGAATTAGGCTTCTACTGTTTAGTATGGATAGTGTTTTAACATTTCGCCATGGCGATCCTAATCTTTGTTATTTGATGAGTTACGATGGATAAAGCCTTTGTTCTTCACTCACCAATCGTTTGTAGGTACATTACATTGTAACTTGTACATGTGAAAAATAGTACTCCCCCCGGCTTAAATTATacgtcgttttgacttttttagattcgTTGTTATGCAtcctatgtctagatatatctagatgcataataatatctatacatctagaaaagtcaaaacggtctataatttggaacggagggagtatttagcTGTCTGGTTATTACTCCATTTCTTTTTCATACTTCCTATTCTTTGACATGTAATTAGGTGGAGAGTCTACCTTGTGGGATATAAAgttagcaattttttttttgcgaatcatAAAGTTAGTATTAGTGGATGCATATTTGAAGGTACTTCACATGATGCTCAAAAGCTAGTATGTCGTTGAAGACCATACTGGGCAAAGCAACCTTGTTCTTCCATTTTGATATGCAGAGAGCATAGAGTATAATGCCTCTCCGTTTTTTTCCCCCAATTAGAAACCATCCAAGTTACAGGACTCAGCATGTGTAGTTAAAAGGCTGGGTCAGTGGCATCGCGTATCCGTTGCTCCTCTGCAAGCACCCGACGCCGAGCGGCTCCATCGTCCCCCGCGCCTCGCCGTAGGAGTTCCAGCACAGCGGCGCCACGGTGCcgggcgcgcccgccgccggcgacaggCGCACGTCCACCATGGTGACGCCGGTGCACGGCCGGGCGTCGCTGCACGCCAGGCGCGCCGGCTGGAACGAGTAGGTCCCGACGACGCGCCGGTACGCCACGCCGGCGATGGCCACGGCGCCGGTACGGTTGGcgcaccgcgcgccgccccggtcgcaGTAGAACTGGTCGATGGCGATCGGCGTGGCCACGTTCGCCACCCTGACGTTGGAGAAGGTGATGTTCCGCACCGAGCCCACGCCCCCCTGAGGAAGGACAAGGCGACCATGTCATTGCTCATGCTTGCTGGTGACCCATGGCGTGGCATGAAGAGCTACCTCTACGATTTTGTAGATGCCGACCCTTACCTGCCATGTTTTGATCCTGACGGCGTACAGAGCGTTCTGCACATTGATGTTCTCTGCAACTACATCAGAGACACATGCCAGACTGTTGTCCTTCCCGAGTCCTCCCACACTACAGCAACAGCATTCCAAGAAAGATGGGGATGATAAAACAAACGTTAGGCCATGTTCAGAACAGAATGTGTTTTCTTGAATTCTCCACGAACTGAACTGCTTTCCACGAAATTCGTACAGTTCCAAACATTATCTCTGACACTGGTTATTGCTTGCTCACACACCTGATTCCGTGGCCTGGATTGCAGACGACATTCTTCATGTGAACATTTGAGCACCCGGTCTGTATCGACACGCAGTCATCGCCTGCAAAATTAAAATGCTGCGCAGATCAGGCTTTCATTCTGGGCCATATCTGGGCTAGGAGTTCGCAAGATCAGGTCATGCATTTACCGCAGCCGATGCTGGAGCTCCTGATCTCGACGTCTCTGGTGTTCTGAAGATGGATGCCGTCGGTGTTGAGGCTGTCCCCGGGGGAAGAGATGGTGACGTTCTTCACCTTGATGCTTCCGGAGCTGTCGAACTTGAGGTGGCACTGTGGGCTGTTGCTGATCCTGATGTTGCGCACGGTGACATTGAAGCTGCTGTAAAACCTTACAAGCTGGAGGAAAAAAGGGACAAATTTTGAGTGTGATCCTACGATCCAGATAATGCTGTTAGCAAAATGCTTAATTATATGCAGCTGGCTCGTTTTTTTCATAATCATACCGTAGGCTTGGCTCCTGATGAATGCCAGTGCCCAGTAGATCTCTGCATCACAAGACATAGAAGATACACACGATTAGTCATCATCTTGGTGCTGATCATCATGCAtggtctgaagtctgaactctgaaagtaatgatttttttttcaattttcatgGTGTAACTAACTATGACCTGAGGAGCGTTAGCTGGTGATGAATTCTGCAGCGAAGTGATGCTCTGGCCGTCGACCGTGCCAGCTCCCTGGATGGTGAAGCCGTTGAGCCACTTGAAGTTGAGCCACTGGAGAGGCCTCCTGGGCTTGGGCCAGGAGTCCATGTCCGGCGGCGCCAGCACGGTGCCGTCCACCTGGAGCGTGAGCCGTGCGCTGCAGGGGCCCTGGAGCGTGACCGGCGAGACGAGGAACCGGTGCCCGGACGGCAGCAGCACGGTGGCCCGCGGGACCCGGCATGCCGCTTGCCAAGCTGCTACAAGCGCCTGAATGGAGCAGCAAGGAATTGAAGGCAAACTTCATAACCCAACTTCACGCAAAACACAAGCTGCCGGACTTGGTAAAATACTTGTACCTCGGCGTCGTCGGTgaccccgtccgccgccgctccgaACGACAGGACGCTGAGCGTCGTCGAcctcgccgcggccaccgccggcgccggcagcgccaGGCACAGGAGCGTGGCGGCCAGGAACGCAACCGAGACGACGGAGCTCCACATCTCGGCACACTACTGTACTGATCGAGCTTATAGCTGCTTGAAGCAAATTGAGTTGCGAAGCGTATGGCAGATACATATACTGTAACCGCCGGATCGAGTTtggcagcatgcatgcatggctgaTGGACAAATTAAAATCGCGGCGAAGAGAAAAAGCTGGAGGAGGCTTGCTTTTGCGTTCGCGCGCGTGGGATAGGTTTTGCCAAATTAAATGGTAGGCGCCATACTCTCATCCAGCTTTTCCATTTGTGGAATTAGCGGCGTGCGGTGTCCATCGGCAATGGGTCTCATGTGTGAGCATCTGCTAGCTAGATGACGATGACACGTTTTTTTTCACTCTCTTTATTATTATTAGTACTAATAGTAAAGCAAATTGCCGCACATCATCTCCCAAcggggaaaaaaaattaggaaaagAACATGACGACTGTCCAGCGGCCTTAACCCAACTAGCAGAGTTTGGATCCAGCCATGTGCTCGGCTGGTCTGGGACTAAAATCTGAGCCTAGAACTGTACACGCTATACGAGCCGACTCAATGTTCGCATCAaattgttaaagaaaaatattaaacgGACAAGGTGTCTCTTTTTTGGTGGTTCTCTTAATGAATGAAAACGTTAGCAAATCATAAAGCAAAAAATTAATTTGCTATTGCCTATTGGCAGGGGTATCAGTGATTGTGGTATCTAAGCTGTATATCCACAGCCTGACAGAAAAAACCCTTGTCAAATCCTTTCTTTTTGGTCGGCAAACCCTTCACCCTTGACATAGCTTGCTCTGTTTCAAACATTTTAACATTCACCTAAGTGAGATCTTTACGGTTACTAATCTGACGTTAAGATCTAGCAACACCGTCCCGCGGGGTCAcataggttgtgtttggttgcctggatAAGTCCCTGACCAGGCTAGTCTAATGCAGCTTGTGATTGTTTGGTTGCCTGTCTAGAGTACATAGCCAGGCCAGCGCAATGCAAAAAAGCACCTAAGCCAGGCTACACTAGTACGCCCGAAACGGACGTACTAGCTGAGCCAGGCTAGATCTTAACCAGGCTAGATTTAAGCCATGTAACCAAACACACTCATAGGCCAGTGAATTCTTTCTAAGAGCATGTGGATCGGTAAATATAGGCCAGTGAATCAGGGCGTGTGCAAGCGGGTGAGATTCAAAGTTGAGTACCGTCAACTTCTAAGGCGGGATAAAGTTGGACGCAATTTGCTTTAATATTCGTAAAACTATTTGAAATAATTCGAACAAATTAAAAATGTTGCCACAACATTTGAGTGATACCTTTTTTACCCTCACTTAAATGCAAACACATGCAGTGTTAGAGTTTGGGACAAGAATTAGAGAGGCCAACACTAGAATTTACATGGTTAAGAAAGTTTGGGGGTGGCCATTTTGAAGCTCCAttagctaaattttaacattCTATATAATTGCATAAATCCAGGAAGGTCATGGCCTACTATTGCCACAATGAAGATCCGTCTCTGAACAcacggtctgagaaggggtgTGTGTTTCTAAATTCTAAGGTTTTTACGTAGACCCAATGATTTTAAAAAGTGACTTACACTTATTAATATAACTTCATGAACGCTGATAGAAGTGAGTAAAGAATAATCTCGTCCATCCATGTATAGTTGGGGAGTTTTGGTCGGTAGTCAAACCTTGCCACGCGGCCACGCCTATAGTTTATCGAATTGGACCAATTAGAAAGTAGCAGCTGTATCGTTATAGCCACAGCtatagaattttttttactagCTTGGTCCTATGCGTCAATTGTTGGGACTGATGCCAACATCGTGGGGTGTATTAGTCATTGGATCAGTAGGCTAATATAGATCTTATCACAGATTAGTATCATAACAATAAAAGATAcataaaattatagaaaatggATTTCACCTTTACGTAGCGGAGAGCGGTGCGGTTATCCATTCCACAGGTAGAATGAATTTATAGTAAGTCCTAACCCTGTACAAATCAAAGCAAGCCTGTATACTTATGAATGGTACTAACAAATCCTAGCGTTGAAATTATATTATATGCAGGGGTGATCAAGGAAAGGTATGAGGTTTGGTTTTAATAATAAACCTATTTTATGCAAGGTGAGGTGAATTttgaaaaagaagaggaagaaagtaTGTTGTTTTTAAGTTGTTGGCCCTGGAGGACGAATCTTACTTCCCCTGCCAGTTCCTAAGTTTTGAAGAGCACCAGAGACCATCGAGGTTGCCGGCTTCCGCTTAATCCATATTAATCTCTTTTAGGGCCTCGACCCCATCTTACCATACTCAAGTTATGATTGCTAATCAACAGGAGCTTTGACTATGTGGGCTCGTGACCGAGAGCCTCGGCTATCTAGATAGATTTGACTCTGcacagaggtgtacactttacccatacgttcgatcagcccatacctCAGCTTCAAGCGGTACTAACCTACGAGACCCGTACCCACCAGCGTCTATCTCTAGACAACATTCCCTAGCTCCATCCACAGGTACGGCTAGAGTCTAAATAGGGACCATACTACATCCATATTTGGACACTATCCCGGGAAACAGATGCATCATAATGTGACATACAATGCCACAGGGTCCTCTGGACCTCAACCTATGACCCATGCTGAAGGTCCTGCTCTAGTCTACCTATTGCCCACCGTGACCCCTTGGGATAGTTTACTAGGTTTAgctggtggggtgtgaatcaaggcctcacattAATAGCCATTcccgaaggctgtacctttttttGGCAAATATGGTTGCCCgtttcactagaaagactttctCGCGAGCCGGTTCTTACATGACCGAAGTAAGCATTGGGACAGAATCCTCCAACGAGGCTGCCCCCTTACTCCCATGTCTTGTCCTTAGGGGTTTTCTAACTTTTTAGTTGGTTCATTTTATTAAACTCACATCTTCTAGGGGTTTCCATAAAAACATAATGCTTGTGATATTCCTAAGGAATTCTATTTCTAAATGACACTCGATCATCGATCTTGTCGTGACCGGGGTTATTAGTGGGATTTCTGGCTAGAAATGGCTTCAAGTCAAGGTAAGAAAGAAAACAGATGTGGGTTCCTATATGTTTTTAAAGAGATGCAAGTCAAATTATTATCTTGGTAAATTTTAATATCTATGTAAACATAGgataaaaatatgaacaaaaggGTGGGTGCTAAGACTTGCCTTCATTGAAAATCCCTAGCGCGTTTCCTAGGTTGACCAGGGTCTTGGCTTCTCACTTTCTGGATCCTTAGCTTCTTGTCAGAGCCTAGTTGGCTAACTTGTCTACTCGTCTTCTAGACGACCGGAACTTCTTCGGGATCCTTGGCTTCCGGCCGGATCTTGGTCACGTCCTCGGCTCCAACAAGTATGCAATCATACAAGTAATTTAACAATCAATTTCTAGAAATCAATATATGACTAATGGAAATGGAAAAAGAATGGATAATGGATATTTTGGGAATTATCGAATTTCTAAAGGAGAATCCCTAGATAAAAGATCAATGGTTtcttaattatttagaaataagtttctaaataattaatggataGAATTGTTGAGTTTCTAAGAGAATTGGGAATAGATTTTTAAAAGAATTTCTAAGAAATTTACTAATGGATTTCCTAGGGTTCTGGACGGGTAGCATAATGGCTAGGTTTTGTTGATATCTAGGGTTTTGATTGCGTAGCATTTCGGCTAGGATTTGGATGATATTTGGGATTTTGGTTGGGCATTATAACGGCTCCGTTTGGTTGATATATGGGGTTTGGGTTGGGCAACATAACGGTTGGGTTTTGGAATAGATTTTTGGTGTTGGGTGGTGTG
This window encodes:
- the LOC101760589 gene encoding polygalacturonase At1g48100 encodes the protein MWSSVVSVAFLAATLLCLALPAPAVAAARSTTLSVLSFGAAADGVTDDAEALVAAWQAACRVPRATVLLPSGHRFLVSPVTLQGPCSARLTLQVDGTVLAPPDMDSWPKPRRPLQWLNFKWLNGFTIQGAGTVDGQSITSLQNSSPANAPQRSTGHWHSSGAKPTLVRFYSSFNVTVRNIRISNSPQCHLKFDSSGSIKVKNVTISSPGDSLNTDGIHLQNTRDVEIRSSSIGCGDDCVSIQTGCSNVHMKNVVCNPGHGISVGGLGKDNSLACVSDVVAENINVQNALYAVRIKTWQGGVGSVRNITFSNVRVANVATPIAIDQFYCDRGGARCANRTGAVAIAGVAYRRVVGTYSFQPARLACSDARPCTGVTMVDVRLSPAAGAPGTVAPLCWNSYGEARGTMEPLGVGCLQRSNGYAMPLTQPFNYTC